One genomic window of Solanum dulcamara chromosome 12, daSolDulc1.2, whole genome shotgun sequence includes the following:
- the LOC129876664 gene encoding calcium-dependent protein kinase 13-like: protein MGNCCRSPAAVAREDVKSSNYSGHDHRRKENFGTQKNQKKQTTVLTKVKNENIEETYLVDRELGRGEFGITYLCIDRNSRENLACKSISKRKLRTAVDVEDVRREVAIMKHLPHNSSIVRFKEACEDENAVHLVMELCEGGELFDRIVARGHYTERAAAAVTRTIVEVVQLCHKNGVIHRDLKPENFLYANKKENSPLKAIDFGLSIFFKPGERFSEIVGSPYYMAPEVLKRNYGPEIDIWSAGVILYILLCGVPPFWAESEQGVAQAILRGAIDFKREPWPSMSECAKTLVQQMLEPDPKLRLTAKQVLEHPWLQNAKKAPNVPLGDVVKSRLKQFSMMNRFKRKALRVIADFFSNEEVEDLKEMFSKIDTDNKGIVSVEELKVGLQKFNSQLAESEVQMLFQAIDTNGKGTLDYGEFIAVSLHLQRMANDEHLHKAFSYFDKDGNGYIESHELRDALMEDGADDCTNIVNDILQDVDTDKDGQISYEEFVAMMRTGTDWRKASRHYSRGRFNSLSVKLMKDGSLNLGN, encoded by the exons ATGGGGAATTGTTGTAGATCTCCGGCAGCAGTAGCCAGAGAGGACGTAAAATCATCAAACTACTCCGGTCACGATCACcgtcggaaagaaaatttcggcacccaaaaaaatcaaaaaaaacaaACTACTGTTTTAACCAAAGTAAAGAATGAGAACATTGAGGAAACGTACTTAGTTGATAGAGAGCTAGGAAGAGGTGAATTCGGAATTACTTACCTTTGTATCGATCGTAACAGTAGGGAAAATTTGGCTTGCAAGTCGATATCGAAGCGAAAACTAAGGACAGCAGTTGATGTGGAGGATGTAAGGCGAGAAGTGGCGATAATGAAGCATTTGCCGCATAATTCGAGTATTGTGAGATTTAAGGAAGCTTGTGAGGATGAGAATGCAGTGCATTTGGTTATGGAGCTATGCGAAGGAGGCGAGCTGTTTGATAGGATTGTTGCACGGGGACATTATACTGAACGAGCTGCAGCGGCTGTCACAAGGACGATTGTGGAAGTGGTGCAGCTTTgtcataagaatggagtaatTCATAGAGATTTGAAACCGGAGAACTTTTTGTATGCGAATAAGAAGGAGAATTCACCTCTCAAAGCAATTGATTTTGGATTGTCAATATTCTTCAAGCCag GTGAACGGTTTTCTGAAATTGTTGGAAGCCCTTATTATATGGCTCCTGAGGTGCTCAAGCGAAACTATGGACCAGAAATAGATATATGGAGTGCAGGAgtcattttgtatattttgttatGTGGAGTTCCTCCCTTTTGGGCTG AATCTGAACAAGGTGTTGCTCAGGCCATCTTACGCGGGGCAATAGATTTCAAGCGCGAACCTTGGCCGAGTATGTCGGAGTGTGCTAAAACTCTTGTACAACAAATGTTGGAGCCAGATCCAAAGCTTCGACTGACTGCTAAGCAAGTACTCG AACATCCTTGGCTTCAAAATGCTAAGAAGGCTCCAAATGTTCCTCTTGGAGATGTTGTCAAGTCAAGACTCAAGCAGTTCTCAATGATGAATAGGTTTAAGAGGAAAGCTCTGAGG GTGATTGCTGATTTCTTCTCTAATGAAGAAGTTGAAGACCTCAAAGAGATGTTTAGCAAGATAGATACTGATAATAAAGGTATTGTTTCAGTTGAGGAACTAAAAGTCGGgcttcaaaaattcaattcacAGCTTGCAGAATCAGAAGTACAGATGCTTTTTCAAGCA ATTGATACCAACGGCAAGGGGACCTTGGATTATGGGGAATTTATTGCTGTTTCCCTCCATCTTCAGAGGATGGCAAATGATGAACATCTGCACAAGGCTTTTTCCTACTTTGATAAGGATGGCAATGGTTATATTGAATCACATGAGCTTCGGGATGCACTGATGGAGGACGGAGCAGATGATTGCACCAACATTGTGAATGACATTTTACAGGATGTTGATACAGACAAG GATGGCCAAATCAGCTATGAAGAATTTGTAGCCATGATGAGAACCGGGACAGATTGGAGAAAGGCTTCTCGACATTACTCAAGAGGGAGATTTAATAGTTTAAGTGTGAAGCTAATGAAAGATGGCTCACTTAACTTGGGAAATTAA